The Lactuca sativa cultivar Salinas chromosome 2, Lsat_Salinas_v11, whole genome shotgun sequence genome includes a window with the following:
- the LOC111921599 gene encoding ABC transporter B family member 19: protein MAETVKAMPAQAEKKKEQSLPFYQLFSFADKLDYVLMIFGSIGAIVHGSSMPVFFLLFGQMVNGFGKNQTDLSTMTHEVSKYALYFVYLGLVVCVSSYAEIGCWMYTGERQVSALRKRYLEAVLKQDVGFYDTDARTGDIVFGVSTDTLLVQDAISEKVGNFIHYLSTFLAGLVVGFVSAWKLALLSIAVIPGIAFAGGLYAYTLTGLTSKSRESYANAGIIAEEAIAQVRTVYSYVGETKALNSYSDAIQHTLKLGYKAGMAKGLGLGCTYGIACMSWALVFWYAGVFIRNGQTDGGKAFTAIFSAIVGGMSLGQSFSNLGAFSKGKAAGYKLFEIIKQKPTIHHNTVNGKCLTEVNGNIEFKEVTFSYPSRPDVIIFRSFSIFFPAGKTVAVVGGSGSGKSTVVSLIERFYDPNQGQILLDNVDIKTLQLEWLRDQIGLVNQEPALFATTILENILYGKRDATMADVESATSAANAHSFITLLPNGYNTQVGERGIQLSGGQKQRIAIARAMLKNPKILLLDEATSALDSGSESIVQEALDRLMIGRTTVVVAHRLSTIRNVDSVAVIQQGHVVETGTHEELISKPGAYASLIRFQEMAGNRDFSNPSTRRTRSTRLSHSLSTKSLSLRSGSLRNLSYQYSTGADGRIEMISNAETDRKNPAPSGYFFRLLKMNAPEWPYSIMGAVGSVLSGFIGPTFAIVMSNMIEVFYYDNPDKMESKTKECVFIYVGAGLYAVVAYLIQHYFFSIMGENLTTRVRRMMLAAIMRNEVGWFDEEEHNSSLVAARLATDAADVKSAIAERISVILQNMTSLLTSFVVAFIVEWRVSLLILGTFPLLVLAHFAQQLSLKGFAGDTAKAHAKTSMIAGEGVSNIRTIAAFNAQDKILSLFSDELRVPQKQSLRRSQISGILFGVSQLALFASEALILWYGAHLVKNGVSTFSKVIKVFVVLVITANSVAETVSLAPEIIRGGEAIGSVFSVLDRSTRIDPDDPDSEPVETIRGEIELRHVDFSYPSRPDVIIFKDLSLRIRSGQSQALVGASGCGKSSIIALIERFYDPSAGKVMIDGKDIRRLNLRSLRAKIGLVQQEPALFAASIMENIAYGKEGATEAEVIEAARAANVHVFVSGLPQGYKTPVGERGVQLSGGQKQRIAIARAVLKDPTILLLDEATSALDAESECVLQEALERLMRGRTTVLVAHRLSTIRGVDNIGVVQDGRIVEQGSHGELLSRGADGAYSRLLQLQHHRI from the exons ATGGCGGAGACGGTGAAGGCAATGCCGGCACAGGCGGAAAAGAAGAAAGAGCAGAGTCTTCCGTTCTACCAACTTTTTTCATTTGCAGATAAGTTAGATTACGTTCTCATGATCTTCGGTAGCATCGGTGCCATTGTTCACGGATCTTCCATGCCTGTATTTTTCCTCTTGTTCGGTCAAATGGTTAATGGATTCGGCAAAAACCAAACTGATTTGAGCACCATGACTCATGAAGTATCTAAG TATGCTTTGTATTTCGTTTATCTCGGACTAGTCGTCTGCGTATCATCATATGCAG AGATTGGATGTTGGATGTATACTGGAGAAAGGCAAGTGAGTGCGTTGAGGAAGAGGTACTTGGAAGCCGTTCTGAAACAGGACGTAGGATTTTACGATACAGATGCAAGAACAGGCGATATCGTTTTTGGTGTTTCAACAGACACTCTCCTTGTCCAAGATGCCATTAGCGAGAAG GTTGGAAACTTCATCCATTACCTTTCGACATTTTTGGCTGGATTGGTGGTCGGTTTTGTGTCTGCTTGGAAGCTAGCTTTACTCAGCATTGCAGTGATACCGGGAATTGCATTTGCCGGTGGCTTATACGCATATACTCTCACCGGTCTCACCTCCAAGAGCCGTGAATCCTACGCCAATGCCGGCATCATCGCTGAGGAG GCAATTGCGCAAGTTAGAACTGTGTACTCATATGTTGGGGAGACGAAGGCCCTTAATTCCTATTCCGATGCAATACAACACACATTGAAGCTGGGTTACAAGGCTGGAATGGCAAAAGGATTAGGGCTCGGATGTACATATGGAATAGCTTGCATGTCTTGGGCACTTGTTTTCTGGTATGCAGGTGTCTTTATAAGAAACGGACAAACCGACGGTGGAAAAGCATTCACAGCCATTTTCTCTGCCATTGTTGGTGGAAT GAGTCTAGGGCAGTCATTTTCGAATCTTGGAGCATTTAGCAAAGGGAAAGCAGCTggatacaagttgtttgaaattATTAAGCAAAAACCCACTATACATCACAACACTGTAAATGGGAAGTGTTTGACTGAAGTCAACGGGAATATCGAGTTCAAAGAAGTAACTTTTAGTTACCCTTCACGTCCAGATGTCATTATCTTTAGAAGCTTCTCCATATTCTTCCCGGCCGGAAAGACAGTTGCGGTGGTTGGCGGTAGTGGGTCCGGCAAAAGCACCGTTGTTTCCTTAATTGAAAGGTTTTACGATCCTAATCAAG GCCAAATACTGCTAGACAATGTGGACATAAAGACACTCCAACTTGAATGGCTACGTGATCAGATTGGTTTAGTAAACCAAGAACCCGCACTCTTCGCCACTACCATACTTGAAAACATACTTTACGGAAAACGAGATGCCACAATGGCTGACGTGGAATCCGCCACGTCAGCAGCGAATGCGCACAGTTTCATCACCCTTCTTCCTaatggctacaacactcaagTCGGCGAAAGAGGAATCCAACTATCTGGTGGTCAAAAACAAAGAATTGCAATTGCCAGAGCCATgttaaaaaaccctaaaatcctaCTTCTAGACGAAGCGACAAGCGCGCTGGATTCCGGTTCCGAGAGCATCGTACAGGAAGCTCTCGACCGGTTAATGATCGGGCGGACAACCGTTGTGGTCGCACATCGGTTGTCCACCATAAGAAATGTTGACTCGGTAGCTGTCATCCAACAAGGACATGTTGTTGAAACCGGAACACACGAAGAACTGATTTCAAAACCAGGGGCGTATGCGTCTTTAATCAGGTTTCAAGAAATGGCGGGAAATCGGGATTTTTCGAATCCTTCTACACGTAGGACACGGTCAACACGACTTAGCCATTCATTGTCGACAAAGTCTTTAAGTCTTAGATCTGGAAGTTTAAGGAATTTGAGTTATCAGTATAGTACTGGTGCGGATGGTCGTATTGAGATGATATCAAATGCTGAAACAGATAGAAAAAACCCGGCTCCGAGTGGGTATTTCTTCAGACTATTGAAGATGAATGCTCCCGAATGGCCTTATTCTATAATGGGCGCTGTGGGGTCCGTGCTTTCGGGATTTATCGGTCCCACATTCGCGATTGTTATGAGTAATATGATTGAGGTTTTTTACTATGATAACCCTGATAAAATGGAGAGTAAAACCAAAGAATGTGTTTTCATCTACGTAGGAGCTGGTTTATATGCGGTTGTAGCGTATCTAATCCAACATTACTTCTTTAGTATCATGGGCGAGAATCTCACTACACGAGTAAGACGAATGATGCTAGCAG CGATAATGAGGAATGAAGTTGGATGGTTCGATGAAGAAGAGCATAACTCGAGTTTAGTTGCAGCCCGATTAGCGACAGACGCCGCAGATGTGAAGTCAGCCATTGCTGAAAGGATCTCGGTTATATTGCAGAACATGACTTCACTCCTGACGTCATTTGTGGTTGCGTTTATAGTGGAATGGAGGGTTTCGCTTCTTATTCTTGGCACCTTCCCTCTTCTTGTTCTGGCTCATTTTGCTCAG CAACTTTCACTAAAAGGCTTCGCCGGAGACACGGCCAAAGCACATGCGAAAACCAGCATGATCGCCGGAGAAGGAGTGAGCAACATTCGAACCATCGCAGCCTTTAACGCCCAAGACAAAATCCTGTCCTTATTCTCCGACGAACTTCGTGTCCCACAGAAGCAAAGCCTTCGACGGAGTCAAATCTCCGGTATCCTGTTTGGCGTCTCCCAACTCGCTCTTTTCGCCTCCGAAGCCCTAATCCTCTGGTACGGCGCACATCTCGTTAAAAACGGTGTCTCCACTTTCTCAAAAGTCATCAAAGTGTTTGTCGTTTTAGTCATCACCGCTAATTCGGTAGCGGAAACGGTTAGCCTCGCTCCGGAGATTATCAGAGGCGGTGAAGCCATCGGCTCTGTGTTTTCCGTTCTCGATAGGTCAACCAGGATCGACCCCGACGATCCAGATTCCGAGCCTGTGGAAACGATTAGAGGCGAAATCGAGTTACGTCATGTTGACTTTTCGTATCCTTCGAGACCTGACGTCATTATATTCAAGGATCTGAGTCTTAGAATCCGATCAGGCCAGAGCCAAGCGTTAGTCGGAGCCAGTGGTTGCGGGAAAAGTTCAATAATCGCACTCATCGAACGATTCTACGATCCATCCGCCGGAAAAGTTATGATCGACGGAAAAGACATCAGAAGGTTAAACCTCCGGTCGCTTCGTGCGAAAATCGGATTAGTCCAACAAGAGCCGGCCTTATTCGCGGCTAGCATAATGGAGAACATCGCGTACGGGAAAGAGGGAGCAACGGAGGCGGAAGTGATTGAAGCGGCGCGTGCAGCAAACGTTCATGTATTCGTTAGCGGTTTGCCTCAAGGGTATAAAACTCCGGTAGGTGAGAGAGGGGTTCAGTTATCCGGAGGGCAAAAACAGAGGATTGCAATAGCGAGGGCTGTTTTGAAAGATCCGACGATTCTGTTACTAGATGAGGCGACGAGTGCCCTAGATGCTGAATCGGAGTGTGTGCTTCAGGAAGCACTTGAACGGCTGATGAGAGGGCGGACGACGGTGCTAGTGGCCCACCGGTTATCGACGATACGAGGCGTGGATAATATTGGAGTGGTTCAAGACGGTCGGATTGTGGAACAAGGCAGCCATGGGGAATTGTTGAGCCGTGGCGCTGATGGGGCCTACTCACGCTTGTTGCAGCTACAACACCATCGGATATGA